Proteins from a single region of Verrucosispora sp. NA02020:
- a CDS encoding ferredoxin reductase yields the protein MTATVPRPGAKVSLRRRLWRLAESVTTPVLPGDYLDLVAPLRASADLRGRIVEVRPETADAATVLIQPGRSWRGHVPGQYVRLGVDVDGVRQWRAYSVTSAPGRRTDPISVTVKAIPDGVVSNHLVRRARPGTLVQLDQARGDFVLPSPAPERVLFLTAGSGITPVAGMLRSGALDGSDVVLVHSAPTADDVVFGPELRALAARGALRLVERHTSVEGLLDVAELDTLVPDHLERRTWACGPLGLLDAAEAHWEARGQVERLHTERFRPTIITAGDGGTVTFTNSSVTVAADGTTPLLDAGENAGVLMPSGCRMGICFGCVLPLRQGAVRDLRNGQLTTALPGDGVRVQTCVSAAAGPCELEI from the coding sequence ATGACCGCCACCGTTCCGCGACCCGGCGCCAAGGTATCCCTTCGACGCCGTCTGTGGCGACTCGCCGAGTCGGTGACCACACCGGTACTGCCCGGGGACTACCTCGACCTGGTCGCCCCGCTGCGGGCCAGCGCCGACCTGCGCGGGCGGATCGTCGAGGTGCGCCCTGAGACGGCGGACGCGGCGACCGTGCTGATCCAGCCGGGCCGCAGCTGGCGTGGCCACGTCCCCGGCCAGTACGTGCGCCTCGGCGTCGACGTGGACGGCGTACGCCAGTGGCGGGCCTATTCGGTGACCTCGGCACCCGGCCGCCGCACCGACCCGATCTCGGTGACCGTCAAGGCGATCCCCGACGGCGTGGTCAGCAACCACCTGGTGCGGCGGGCGCGCCCCGGCACGCTGGTGCAGCTCGACCAGGCACGCGGCGACTTCGTGCTGCCCTCGCCGGCGCCGGAGCGGGTGCTGTTCCTTACCGCAGGTAGCGGCATCACCCCGGTCGCCGGGATGCTGCGCTCGGGCGCGCTGGACGGCAGCGACGTGGTGCTCGTCCACTCGGCGCCGACCGCCGACGACGTGGTCTTCGGCCCGGAACTGCGTGCCCTCGCCGCACGCGGCGCCCTGCGGCTGGTGGAGCGCCACACCTCCGTCGAGGGCCTGCTGGACGTCGCCGAACTCGACACGCTCGTCCCCGACCACCTGGAGCGCCGGACCTGGGCGTGCGGCCCGCTCGGTCTGCTCGACGCGGCCGAGGCACACTGGGAGGCCCGTGGGCAGGTCGAGCGCCTGCACACCGAACGCTTCCGACCCACGATCATCACCGCCGGTGACGGCGGCACGGTCACCTTCACCAACTCGTCGGTGACGGTGGCGGCCGACGGCACCACCCCGCTGCTCGACGCCGGTGAGAACGCCGGCGTGCTGATGCCCTCCGGCTGCCGGATGGGCATCTGCTTCGGCTGCGTGCTGCCACTTCGCCAGGGCGCTGTCCGCGACCTGCGCAACGGACAGCTCACCACCGCCCTGCCGGGCGACGGCGTACGCGTGCAGACCTGCGTGTCGGCCGCGGCCGGGCCCTGCGAACTCGAGATCTGA
- a CDS encoding acyl-CoA desaturase: MTVIQKKANNPIAHLTAEDIENLGRELDALRERVINSRGERDAAYIRKVISTQRKLEVGSRVVLLFSLFPPAWIIGTAGLSVAKILENMEIGHNVLHGQWDWMRDPKIHSTSWEWDHATPASQWKESHNELHHRYTNVVGKDNDLGYGIMRVDEDQPWHPAYLGQPVYNFVNACFFEYGVAAYDLDLANNLKDGKHKSPEFRARLRAVGRKIRRQALKDYVVHPLLSGPSFFHTMAATFTANLVRNVWSHSVIMCGHFPKGVETFEKTSIEGETRGEWYLRQMLGSGNISGSKLMHIMTGNLSFQIEHHLFPDLPSNRYQEIAPEVRALFDKYGLKYVTGSLPRQVLSAWGKVFRLALPNRRRRTETTSDDRPATPALAAAGV; encoded by the coding sequence GTGACCGTGATCCAGAAGAAGGCCAACAACCCGATCGCGCACCTCACCGCCGAGGACATCGAGAACCTCGGCCGGGAGCTCGACGCCCTGCGGGAGCGGGTGATCAACTCCCGGGGTGAGCGGGACGCCGCGTACATCCGCAAGGTCATCTCGACGCAGCGCAAGCTGGAGGTCGGCAGCCGGGTGGTGCTGCTGTTCTCGCTGTTCCCGCCGGCCTGGATCATCGGCACCGCGGGTCTGTCGGTGGCCAAGATCCTGGAGAACATGGAGATCGGGCACAACGTCCTGCACGGTCAGTGGGACTGGATGCGCGACCCGAAGATCCACTCGACGAGCTGGGAGTGGGACCACGCCACCCCCGCCTCGCAGTGGAAGGAATCGCACAACGAGCTGCACCACCGCTACACGAACGTGGTCGGCAAGGACAACGACCTCGGGTACGGCATCATGCGGGTGGACGAGGACCAGCCCTGGCACCCGGCCTACCTGGGCCAGCCGGTCTACAACTTCGTCAACGCCTGCTTCTTCGAGTACGGCGTCGCCGCGTACGACCTCGACCTGGCCAACAACCTCAAGGACGGCAAGCACAAGAGCCCGGAGTTCCGGGCCCGGCTCCGCGCGGTCGGCCGCAAGATCCGCCGCCAGGCGCTCAAGGACTACGTGGTCCATCCGCTGCTGTCCGGCCCGTCGTTCTTCCACACCATGGCCGCGACCTTCACCGCCAACCTGGTCCGCAACGTGTGGAGCCACTCGGTGATCATGTGCGGGCACTTCCCGAAGGGCGTGGAGACCTTCGAGAAGACCTCGATCGAGGGGGAGACCCGGGGCGAGTGGTACCTGCGGCAGATGCTCGGCTCGGGCAACATCAGCGGTAGCAAGCTGATGCACATCATGACCGGCAACCTGTCGTTCCAGATCGAGCACCACCTCTTCCCCGACCTGCCCAGCAACCGCTACCAGGAGATCGCCCCCGAGGTGCGGGCGCTCTTCGACAAGTACGGCCTGAAGTACGTCACCGGCTCCCTGCCGCGACAGGTGCTCTCCGCGTGGGGCAAGGTCTTCCGCCTCGCCCTGCCGAACCGCCGCCGCCGCACCGAGACGACCTCGGACGACCGACCGGCGACGCCCGCGCTGGCCGCCGCCGGCGTCTGA
- a CDS encoding spermidine synthase, translated as MSVRFEELAWRPTPIGEISLRRRRDLRLDLDVYEVKLDDEFLMSSLFTAGEVELARLGLAPLAGTGLDVAVGGLGLGYTARTVLADERVGALLVVEALEDVIDWHRRELLPFAAGLTTDPRTRLARADFFARVAGGEGLDPDAPGRRFDAIILDVDHSPQHVLHPSHADFYTPAGLGRLARLLRPGGVFALWSDDPPEPGFERVLAEVFPTHHSHVVRFANPLTGGESANTVYVAQTTTGPDLVGQA; from the coding sequence GTGAGCGTACGTTTCGAGGAACTGGCCTGGCGTCCGACCCCGATCGGTGAGATCAGCCTGCGCCGACGCCGGGACCTCCGTCTCGACCTCGACGTGTACGAGGTCAAACTCGACGACGAGTTCCTGATGTCGAGCCTCTTCACCGCCGGTGAGGTCGAGCTGGCCCGGTTGGGGCTGGCGCCGCTCGCCGGGACCGGTCTGGACGTGGCGGTCGGCGGTCTCGGGCTCGGGTACACGGCGCGGACCGTGCTGGCCGACGAACGGGTGGGCGCACTGCTGGTGGTGGAGGCGCTCGAGGACGTCATCGACTGGCACCGGCGCGAGTTGTTGCCGTTCGCCGCCGGGCTGACCACCGATCCGCGTACCCGGTTGGCCCGGGCCGACTTCTTCGCCCGGGTGGCCGGCGGGGAGGGCCTCGACCCCGACGCGCCGGGGCGTCGTTTCGACGCCATCATCCTGGACGTCGACCACTCCCCCCAGCATGTGCTGCACCCGAGCCACGCCGACTTCTACACTCCGGCGGGGCTGGGTCGCCTGGCGCGGTTGCTGCGGCCGGGCGGGGTGTTCGCGCTCTGGTCGGACGACCCGCCCGAGCCGGGGTTCGAGCGGGTGCTCGCCGAGGTCTTCCCGACCCACCACAGCCACGTGGTGCGCTTCGCGAACCCGCTGACCGGCGGCGAATCGGCCAACACGGTCTATGTGGCGCAGACCACGACCGGCCCCGACCTGGTCGGGCAGGCATGA
- the eccB gene encoding type VII secretion protein EccB, with protein MPSRQDQLHSYQFTLQRVVAALVMRETDPVQSPMRRLAGAALASVLVAVVGLGAFALYGLFTGGGATWRDTAAVIVEKESGARFVYREQRLHPVRNYASALLIVGAEQPRTVVVSRRSLDGVPRGVPLGIGDAPDSLPDTRRLTTAPWTVCSSVATPAGTERPRSVLMIGAGADDGRPLGAYALLLRAPDGALHLLWQQRRHLVRDTDRVLAALAVTRARAVPVAAALLNAVPAGTDLKPLEIPGLGDRSVGVAGARVGDALVVRNPGGGRQYAVVLRDGLAGITELQAALLLARTGQREPDQVSLGRFAALPQLDDLAPNGAGAPPELPPPLATEDASTLCARVGDDTGPVDVRLGVALPEPAAAPHRPTGQVAEQVVVEPGRGAVVESVAAPGATGGAVSLVTDLGRRYVLADAAVPAMLGYGDVRPVRLPAGVVDLVPAGASLDPETARQAATPD; from the coding sequence ATGCCGTCGCGGCAGGACCAGCTCCACTCGTACCAGTTCACCCTCCAGCGGGTGGTGGCGGCGCTGGTGATGCGCGAGACCGACCCGGTGCAGTCACCGATGCGTCGGCTCGCCGGTGCCGCGCTGGCCAGCGTCCTGGTGGCGGTCGTCGGGCTGGGGGCGTTCGCCCTCTACGGCCTGTTCACCGGGGGTGGCGCGACGTGGCGGGACACCGCCGCCGTCATCGTCGAGAAGGAGTCCGGTGCCCGGTTCGTCTACCGCGAACAACGCCTGCACCCGGTGCGCAACTACGCGTCGGCGCTGCTCATCGTCGGTGCGGAGCAGCCGAGAACCGTGGTGGTGTCACGCCGTTCGCTCGACGGGGTGCCGCGTGGCGTACCGCTGGGCATCGGCGACGCACCCGACTCGCTACCGGACACCCGGCGGCTCACCACCGCGCCGTGGACGGTCTGCTCGTCGGTGGCGACCCCGGCCGGAACCGAGCGGCCCCGCTCGGTGCTGATGATCGGCGCCGGGGCCGACGACGGTCGGCCGCTCGGCGCGTACGCCCTGCTGCTGCGCGCCCCCGACGGCGCGCTGCACCTGCTCTGGCAGCAGCGACGGCACCTGGTCCGGGACACCGACCGGGTGCTGGCCGCGTTGGCGGTCACCCGGGCGCGGGCCGTTCCGGTGGCTGCGGCCCTGCTCAACGCCGTCCCGGCCGGGACGGACCTGAAGCCGCTGGAGATACCCGGCCTCGGTGACCGCTCCGTCGGCGTCGCCGGTGCGCGGGTCGGCGACGCGCTGGTGGTGCGCAACCCCGGTGGCGGACGGCAGTACGCGGTGGTGCTCCGCGACGGTCTGGCCGGCATCACCGAGTTGCAGGCCGCGCTGCTGCTGGCCCGGACCGGCCAGCGCGAGCCGGACCAGGTCAGCCTCGGTCGCTTCGCCGCCCTGCCGCAACTCGACGACCTCGCCCCGAACGGAGCCGGCGCGCCACCCGAACTGCCGCCGCCGCTGGCCACCGAGGACGCGTCGACGCTCTGCGCGCGGGTCGGCGACGACACCGGCCCGGTCGACGTACGCCTGGGCGTGGCCCTGCCGGAGCCGGCCGCCGCCCCGCACCGACCGACCGGTCAGGTGGCCGAGCAGGTGGTGGTGGAGCCGGGACGTGGCGCGGTGGTCGAGTCCGTCGCCGCACCCGGTGCCACCGGCGGGGCGGTCTCGCTGGTCACCGACCTCGGACGGCGGTACGTCCTGGCCGACGCCGCCGTACCGGCCATGCTCGGCTACGGCGACGTGCGACCGGTCCGGTTGCCTGCGGGCGTGGTCGACCTGGTCCCCGCCGGAGCCTCCCTGGACCCCGAGACGGCCCGCCAGGCCGCCACCCCCGACTGA
- a CDS encoding bifunctional 2-polyprenyl-6-hydroxyphenol methylase/3-demethylubiquinol 3-O-methyltransferase UbiG, with protein MGNPTRWATDTGPEHSQWYVDRFRRMAADGIDLAGEARLLDALVPPGSRILDAGCGTGRVGAELAARGHTVVGVDADPVLVEAARADHPGPRWLIADLTELDLAAAGEPEPFDAAVLAGNVMAFVAAGTEVAVLRRVAAHLRPDGVAAIGFGTDRGYPLPDFDADVVAAGLRLEHRFATWDLRPWRDDADFAVTILRRPTP; from the coding sequence ATGGGCAACCCGACCCGGTGGGCCACCGACACCGGCCCCGAGCACTCCCAGTGGTACGTCGACCGGTTCCGCCGCATGGCGGCCGACGGGATCGACCTGGCCGGGGAGGCGCGGCTGTTGGACGCGCTGGTGCCGCCGGGCTCCCGGATCCTCGACGCCGGCTGCGGCACCGGCCGGGTCGGTGCCGAGCTGGCCGCCCGGGGGCACACCGTGGTCGGCGTGGACGCCGATCCGGTCCTGGTCGAGGCGGCCCGCGCCGACCATCCGGGACCACGCTGGCTGATCGCCGACCTGACCGAGCTGGACCTCGCGGCGGCCGGCGAACCCGAGCCCTTCGACGCGGCCGTCCTGGCCGGCAACGTGATGGCCTTCGTGGCGGCCGGCACCGAGGTCGCCGTGCTGCGGCGCGTCGCCGCGCACCTGCGCCCGGACGGGGTGGCGGCGATCGGATTCGGCACCGACCGGGGCTATCCGCTGCCCGACTTCGACGCCGACGTGGTCGCCGCCGGGCTACGCCTGGAGCACCGCTTCGCGACCTGGGACCTGCGTCCGTGGCGGGACGACGCCGACTTCGCCGTCACCATCCTGCGCCGCCCCACCCCATAA
- a CDS encoding bifunctional 2-polyprenyl-6-hydroxyphenol methylase/3-demethylubiquinol 3-O-methyltransferase UbiG, with protein sequence MHQGPTGTEGEDYTHRLQQLSGARWKRLLDVQAPYRWNLRRLGLGRTLDVGSGLGRNLVNLGAGAVGVDHNPTSVAHTRSLGLEAYTTDEFFRSAHARTDAFDSMLAAHLLEHMPAEQAREVVASYLPFVRSGGRAVFITPQERGYDSDASHVRFVGFAEAAETCRELGLTVLRQYSFPFPRIAGRAFTYNEFVTVARLP encoded by the coding sequence ATGCACCAGGGTCCCACGGGAACCGAGGGCGAGGACTACACCCACCGGTTGCAGCAGCTCAGTGGCGCCCGGTGGAAGAGACTCCTGGACGTGCAGGCGCCGTACCGGTGGAACCTGCGACGGCTCGGCCTCGGCCGTACCCTCGATGTCGGGTCCGGGTTGGGCCGCAACCTGGTCAACCTGGGCGCCGGCGCGGTCGGCGTCGACCACAACCCGACCTCGGTGGCGCACACCCGCTCGCTCGGGCTGGAGGCGTACACCACCGATGAGTTCTTCCGCAGCGCGCACGCCCGGACGGACGCGTTCGACTCCATGCTCGCCGCGCACCTGCTCGAACACATGCCGGCCGAGCAGGCCCGCGAGGTGGTCGCGTCGTACCTGCCGTTCGTCCGTTCCGGCGGCCGGGCGGTCTTCATCACCCCGCAGGAGCGCGGGTACGACAGCGACGCGTCGCACGTCCGGTTCGTCGGCTTCGCCGAGGCGGCCGAGACCTGCCGCGAACTCGGGCTGACCGTGCTACGGCAGTACTCCTTCCCGTTCCCCCGCATCGCCGGGCGGGCGTTCACGTACAACGAGTTCGTGACCGTCGCCCGGCTGCCCTGA
- the phoU gene encoding phosphate signaling complex protein PhoU codes for MSRDSYDEQLDRLTGVLAAMSRDASAAIRGASTALLDIDRGAADAVITADTVLDQRRAEVEAMIPQVLVRHQPVASDLRLVVCALRIAGALERMGDLAVHVAKVVLMRYPVGVVPAPAVPVMTEMADAAARIADKTAVVLATRDRLDAMQLGLDDDEVDAAQQRLLSQLVAGWPYGVESAIDLALVGRYYERYADQAVNVARQVVYLATGTIRL; via the coding sequence ATGAGCCGGGACAGCTACGACGAGCAGCTCGACCGACTCACCGGCGTGCTGGCCGCGATGAGTCGCGACGCCAGCGCGGCGATCCGGGGTGCCAGCACCGCCCTGCTCGACATCGACCGGGGCGCCGCCGACGCGGTGATCACCGCCGACACGGTGCTCGACCAGCGGCGGGCCGAGGTCGAGGCGATGATCCCGCAGGTGCTGGTCCGGCACCAGCCGGTCGCGTCCGACCTGCGGCTGGTGGTGTGCGCCCTGCGGATCGCCGGCGCCCTGGAACGGATGGGTGACCTCGCGGTGCATGTCGCCAAGGTGGTCCTGATGCGGTATCCGGTGGGTGTGGTTCCGGCACCGGCGGTCCCGGTGATGACCGAGATGGCCGACGCGGCGGCCCGGATCGCCGACAAGACCGCCGTCGTGCTGGCCACCCGCGACCGGTTGGACGCGATGCAGCTCGGGCTCGACGACGACGAGGTCGACGCCGCCCAGCAGCGGTTGCTGTCGCAGCTCGTGGCCGGCTGGCCGTACGGGGTGGAGTCCGCCATCGACCTGGCGCTGGTCGGCCGCTACTACGAGCGGTACGCCGACCAGGCGGTCAACGTGGCGCGACAGGTCGTCTACCTGGCCACGGGCACCATCCGGCTCTGA
- the pstS gene encoding phosphate ABC transporter substrate-binding protein PstS, which produces MNRNVLSRRVLAGVALAALALTGCGSNDNGTEPGGSGGDSAYANLSGALNASGASFPDAYYQEVIEEFKGVASNVTVTYNATGSGTGKKQFGEGLVDFAGTDSLVKETDGVAADSFLYVPTVAAPITISYNLQGVEKLQLSPETLAKIFQTDIKTWDDAAIKADNPGVELPSTPIVVAHRSDGSGTTNNFTKYLAAAAGSTWKLGSGDTVAWPASTQGGEKNTGVAQIVKQTNGAVGYVDLSDAKATQLTFAAIKNKDGQFVAPSIEGTTAGLEGAAVEADLSYNPLDAAGASSYPITAPTFIIVKTSYGDAAKAELVKGFLTYLLNEGQDLAPEIDFAPLPDSLKEKALAQVEKIQG; this is translated from the coding sequence GTGAACCGCAACGTGCTCTCGCGGCGCGTCCTCGCCGGCGTCGCGCTTGCCGCGCTCGCGCTTACCGGCTGTGGAAGCAATGACAACGGCACGGAGCCGGGCGGAAGCGGCGGCGACAGCGCCTACGCGAACCTCTCCGGCGCGTTGAACGCCTCCGGCGCCAGCTTCCCGGACGCGTATTACCAAGAGGTCATCGAAGAGTTCAAGGGCGTTGCCTCCAACGTCACGGTCACCTACAACGCGACCGGCTCCGGCACCGGCAAGAAGCAGTTCGGTGAGGGCCTGGTCGACTTCGCCGGCACCGACAGCCTGGTGAAGGAGACCGACGGCGTGGCCGCCGACTCGTTCCTCTACGTGCCGACCGTGGCGGCGCCGATCACGATCTCCTACAACCTCCAGGGCGTCGAGAAGCTCCAGCTCAGCCCGGAGACGCTTGCCAAGATCTTCCAGACCGACATCAAGACCTGGGACGACGCCGCCATCAAGGCCGACAACCCGGGCGTCGAGCTGCCCAGCACGCCGATCGTCGTCGCGCACCGCTCGGACGGCTCCGGCACCACCAACAACTTCACCAAGTACCTGGCGGCTGCCGCCGGCTCCACCTGGAAGCTCGGCAGCGGTGACACGGTGGCCTGGCCGGCCAGCACCCAGGGCGGTGAGAAGAACACCGGTGTCGCGCAGATCGTCAAGCAGACCAACGGCGCGGTGGGCTACGTCGACCTGAGCGACGCCAAGGCCACCCAGCTCACCTTCGCCGCCATCAAGAACAAGGACGGCCAGTTCGTCGCGCCGTCGATCGAGGGCACCACCGCCGGCCTGGAGGGCGCGGCGGTCGAGGCGGACCTGAGCTACAACCCGCTCGACGCCGCCGGGGCCAGCTCGTACCCGATCACCGCACCGACCTTCATCATCGTCAAGACCTCGTACGGCGACGCCGCAAAGGCCGAGCTGGTCAAGGGCTTCCTCACCTACCTGCTCAACGAGGGCCAGGACCTGGCTCCGGAGATCGACTTCGCGCCGCTGCCGGACTCCCTCAAGGAGAAGGCGCTGGCCCAGGTCGAGAAGATCCAGGGCTGA
- the pstC gene encoding phosphate ABC transporter permease subunit PstC yields MTVTTKSPDPRPTLAQSGSSALGDRVFSWWTLGTGLLVLAVLGLILVTTVTEAWPAFDAMGLRFITERVWDPNPATGDAIFGALSFAFGTAVSSLIALLFAVPVSIGIALFLTELAPRRLRAPAVTVIDLLAAVPSVVFGLWGILVVAPALVPIYQAIHDVLGGVPVLGSLFGPVSSGRNFMTAGIILAIMVTPIITSITREVFGTVPRADKDAALALGATRWEMIRGAVFPHSFGGIVGAVMLGLGRAMGETIAVALVIGGSTQITANLFASGNTMAAVIVQQFGESTGTFTAALIGLGVVLFAMTVLINVLAQVVVRRAEARMKGSR; encoded by the coding sequence ATGACCGTGACAACCAAGTCCCCCGACCCCCGGCCGACGCTGGCCCAAAGCGGTTCCAGCGCCCTCGGCGACCGGGTCTTCTCCTGGTGGACCCTGGGCACCGGCCTGCTCGTGCTGGCCGTGCTCGGGCTGATCCTCGTCACCACCGTGACCGAGGCGTGGCCGGCGTTCGACGCGATGGGGCTGCGCTTCATCACCGAGCGGGTCTGGGACCCGAATCCGGCGACCGGCGACGCCATCTTCGGCGCGCTGTCGTTCGCGTTCGGCACGGCTGTCTCGTCGCTGATCGCCCTGTTGTTCGCGGTGCCGGTCTCGATCGGCATCGCGCTGTTCCTCACCGAGTTGGCGCCCCGGCGGCTGCGCGCCCCGGCGGTGACCGTGATCGACCTGCTGGCCGCCGTGCCGTCGGTGGTCTTCGGCCTGTGGGGCATCCTGGTCGTCGCACCGGCGCTGGTCCCGATCTATCAGGCGATCCACGACGTGCTCGGCGGCGTGCCGGTGCTCGGCAGCCTCTTCGGCCCGGTGAGCAGCGGTCGGAACTTCATGACCGCCGGCATCATCCTGGCGATCATGGTGACGCCGATCATCACCTCGATCACCCGCGAGGTGTTCGGCACCGTTCCCCGCGCCGACAAGGACGCGGCCCTGGCGCTCGGCGCGACCCGCTGGGAGATGATCCGGGGCGCGGTCTTCCCGCACAGCTTCGGCGGCATCGTCGGCGCGGTGATGCTCGGCCTGGGCCGGGCGATGGGGGAGACCATCGCGGTGGCCCTCGTCATCGGCGGTTCGACCCAGATCACCGCCAACCTGTTCGCCTCCGGCAACACCATGGCCGCGGTCATCGTGCAGCAGTTCGGCGAGTCCACCGGCACCTTCACCGCCGCCCTGATCGGCCTCGGTGTCGTGCTGTTCGCGATGACGGTACTGATCAACGTGCTCGCCCAGGTGGTCGTCCGCCGGGCCGAGGCGCGGATGAAGGGAAGCAGGTAA
- the pstA gene encoding phosphate ABC transporter permease PstA, which yields MTVTAPPAQRAAAGGPDLTRAALSGRRRFRNHLATGAIWTAVLLAVVPLALVTYEVVAKGSGVMSLSFLTEDIPNSYRRDGGGMSAAIVGTLTITGMAALMAIPLGVFGAIYLNEYGKQKPLARIIRLMADVMTGVPSIVMGVFIYIAWVLMVGKQTGFAGSLALACLMLPVVIRSSEEMLRLVPEELRQASMALGARKWRTTLTVVLPAAISGITSGSLLAVARAAGETAPIVIVTGIVFAPNWNLFDGTNTALPAQIFRNASQPFEAAQSRAWGAALTLIVIVLGFTIIARLIASRFAIKER from the coding sequence ATGACCGTCACCGCACCACCGGCCCAGCGGGCCGCAGCCGGCGGGCCCGACCTGACCAGGGCGGCCCTCTCCGGCCGTCGGCGGTTTCGCAACCACCTCGCGACGGGGGCCATCTGGACCGCCGTGCTGCTCGCCGTCGTCCCGCTGGCCCTGGTGACCTACGAGGTCGTCGCCAAGGGCTCCGGGGTGATGAGCCTGTCCTTCCTGACCGAGGACATCCCGAACTCCTACCGCCGCGACGGCGGTGGCATGTCGGCGGCGATCGTCGGCACGCTCACCATCACCGGCATGGCCGCACTGATGGCCATCCCGCTCGGCGTCTTCGGCGCGATCTACCTCAACGAGTACGGCAAGCAGAAGCCGCTGGCCCGGATCATCCGGCTGATGGCCGACGTGATGACCGGCGTGCCGTCGATCGTGATGGGCGTGTTCATCTACATCGCCTGGGTGCTGATGGTCGGCAAGCAGACCGGCTTCGCCGGTTCGTTGGCGCTTGCCTGCCTGATGCTGCCGGTGGTGATCCGCAGCAGCGAGGAGATGCTCCGGCTGGTCCCCGAGGAGCTGCGGCAGGCGAGCATGGCGCTGGGCGCGCGCAAGTGGCGTACCACGCTCACCGTCGTGCTGCCGGCGGCGATCTCCGGCATCACCAGCGGCTCGCTGCTGGCGGTGGCCCGGGCCGCCGGTGAGACCGCCCCGATCGTCATCGTCACCGGCATCGTGTTCGCGCCGAACTGGAACCTCTTCGACGGCACCAACACCGCGCTGCCCGCGCAGATCTTCCGCAACGCCAGCCAACCCTTCGAGGCGGCCCAGTCCCGGGCCTGGGGTGCCGCCCTGACGCTCATCGTGATCGTGCTCGGCTTCACGATCATCGCCCGACTCATCGCAAGCCGGTTCGCCATCAAGGAGCGCTGA
- the pstB gene encoding phosphate ABC transporter ATP-binding protein PstB, which translates to MASNDTDLTTRPSVAVHAPGTTAAGTVSSTAPVMQLHDVSVFYGSYEAVRGTSMPIQQNQVTAMIGPSGCGKSTVLRALNRMNDPIPGARVGGEVLFHGQNLYAKEVDPIQVRRRIGMVFQKPNPFPKSIFDNVAYGLRINGIKGRLDDHVEEALTRAALWDEVKDKLRKSALALSGGQQQRLCIARTIAVKPEVILMDEPCSALDPIATAKIEDLMFELASDYTIVIVTHNMQQAARVSHYTAFFTAEVDDKQVRHGRLVEFSQTGKLFTNPADKRTEDYITGRFG; encoded by the coding sequence ATGGCCAGTAACGACACCGACCTCACCACCCGGCCGTCCGTCGCGGTGCACGCCCCCGGCACCACCGCCGCGGGTACCGTGTCGTCGACCGCACCGGTGATGCAGCTCCACGACGTCAGCGTCTTCTACGGCAGCTACGAGGCCGTGCGGGGCACCTCGATGCCGATCCAGCAGAACCAGGTCACCGCGATGATCGGGCCGTCGGGCTGCGGCAAGTCGACGGTGCTGCGGGCGCTCAACCGGATGAACGACCCGATCCCCGGCGCCCGGGTGGGAGGCGAGGTCCTCTTCCACGGCCAGAACCTGTACGCCAAGGAGGTCGACCCGATCCAGGTCCGCCGCCGCATCGGCATGGTCTTCCAGAAGCCGAACCCGTTCCCCAAGTCCATCTTCGACAACGTCGCGTACGGGCTGCGGATCAACGGCATCAAGGGCCGGCTCGACGACCACGTCGAGGAGGCGCTGACCCGTGCCGCGCTCTGGGACGAGGTCAAGGACAAGCTGCGCAAGAGCGCCCTGGCGCTCTCCGGCGGCCAGCAGCAGCGGCTCTGCATCGCCCGGACCATCGCGGTCAAGCCCGAGGTGATCCTCATGGACGAGCCCTGCTCGGCACTCGACCCGATCGCCACCGCCAAGATCGAGGACCTGATGTTCGAGCTGGCGAGCGACTACACCATCGTCATCGTCACGCACAACATGCAGCAGGCCGCCCGGGTCAGCCACTACACCGCGTTCTTCACCGCCGAGGTGGACGACAAGCAGGTGCGGCACGGCCGCCTGGTCGAGTTCAGCCAGACCGGCAAGCTGTTCACCAACCCCGCCGACAAGCGTACGGAGGACTACATCACCGGCCGCTTCGGCTGA